From one Haloferax marinisediminis genomic stretch:
- a CDS encoding DUF7551 domain-containing protein — MVGGTLRDIRAEIRSLSCPDGDFEVVCGRSGTAPSAVSGLTFPNRHAAGEAAELATEYRSVLRRYDPSAPYMDPLVHEVSEKPMKPLAVEPGERQTRYSSFCHDIAGLMFESLSELGHREVESAAMETYLTLAEIVDDHDDFCLTMVWSLMSEMDVRLSAKEQTAVVERAAAMCSMERTPNPVGATLRTLESVSFIDGYSVRPLAVDDTDPDDPDSEVRRWVVTFGDYALAERTGRIPTLPLAVDLLRRTPSRSVQFIDGEALSDSRWRLRLQISSEGDADGLVSVDVAENRWLNDSGVSPQQQD; from the coding sequence ATGGTGGGGGGGACGTTGCGGGACATCAGAGCAGAGATTCGGTCTCTGTCGTGTCCCGACGGCGACTTCGAAGTCGTGTGTGGCCGCAGTGGGACTGCGCCGTCGGCAGTGTCAGGTTTGACGTTCCCCAACCGACACGCTGCCGGAGAGGCCGCAGAACTCGCGACAGAGTATCGGTCCGTGCTTCGTCGATACGACCCCTCTGCCCCGTACATGGACCCACTGGTCCACGAAGTGTCGGAAAAGCCGATGAAACCACTCGCAGTGGAGCCCGGAGAGCGACAGACGCGCTACAGTTCGTTCTGTCACGACATCGCCGGGTTGATGTTCGAGTCGCTCTCGGAGCTGGGGCACAGAGAGGTCGAATCCGCGGCGATGGAGACGTACCTCACGCTGGCCGAAATCGTCGACGACCACGACGACTTCTGTCTCACGATGGTGTGGAGTCTCATGAGCGAGATGGACGTTCGACTGTCGGCGAAAGAGCAGACTGCCGTCGTCGAGCGGGCCGCAGCGATGTGTTCGATGGAACGAACACCGAACCCGGTCGGTGCGACGCTTCGAACCCTCGAATCGGTCAGCTTCATCGACGGCTACTCGGTTCGACCGCTCGCTGTCGACGACACCGACCCTGACGACCCGGACAGTGAGGTTCGGCGCTGGGTGGTTACGTTCGGTGACTACGCCCTCGCAGAACGAACTGGCCGCATCCCGACGCTGCCACTCGCAGTCGACCTGCTCAGGCGGACACCGTCTCGGTCGGTTCAGTTCATCGACGGCGAGGCGTTGTCCGATTCACGGTGGCGACTTCGTCTCCAGATTTCTTCGGAGGGCGACGCAGACGGACTCGTCAGCGTCGACGTGGCGGAGAACCGGTGGCTCAACGACTCGGGCGTCTCACCACAGCAGCAGGACTAA
- a CDS encoding monovalent cation/H+ antiporter complex subunit F: protein MAEPAYLAVVETVLYGALVLAAGLTLLVSYRVIRGPTVPDRVVALDTIATNVVAIAALYAIWTQQGYFIGVSLVLAIIGFISTITVARYVTEGDIIE, encoded by the coding sequence ATGGCTGAGCCAGCGTATCTCGCGGTCGTCGAGACGGTGCTGTACGGTGCCCTCGTACTCGCGGCCGGCTTGACGCTGCTCGTGAGTTATCGCGTCATCCGCGGCCCGACGGTTCCTGACCGTGTCGTCGCACTCGACACGATTGCGACGAACGTCGTCGCCATCGCTGCCTTGTACGCCATCTGGACCCAGCAAGGCTACTTCATCGGGGTGAGCCTCGTCCTCGCCATCATCGGCTTCATCAGCACGATTACCGTGGCTCGCTACGTCACGGAGGGGGACATCATCGAATGA
- the trkA gene encoding Trk system potassium transporter TrkA, translated as MRVIIVGAGQVGSSIAADLDSTHEVVIVDCDPERVDELNYSLDVLAIHGDGTSVDTLQEAGIERADMVIASTDDDETNIVVCATAKAVSSAFTIARVKNTEYLRTWQHSEKAFGIDFMVCTNLLAAESIVRVVGLPAARDVDPFAGGQVQMAEFEVEDESPVANQTVSEADRFDSLTFAAILREGAVTIPRGDTVIRPGDRVVVIGSPQSVQGFATTLSPDESAGTAEEVVIVGGSEIGYHVARLLEERGFKPRLLEQDPDRARELAEQLPGTIVMESDATDIDFLEREYIGDADMLVSALDSDEKNLLVSLLAARLGVERTVAVIDTTPYVDLFEAVGVDVGVSPREVVAEEITRFTREGGAENVALIESDKAEVLEIEVDENSTLAGKPIRESVAALPEGVVIGAITRRREFITPRGNTVIEPGDHVVVFVDGSVVGDVAPKL; from the coding sequence GTGCGCGTAATCATCGTCGGTGCCGGACAAGTTGGGTCGTCGATTGCCGCCGACTTGGACAGCACTCACGAAGTCGTCATCGTCGACTGTGACCCCGAACGAGTCGACGAACTGAACTACTCGCTCGACGTGCTCGCGATTCACGGCGACGGGACCTCCGTCGATACGCTCCAGGAAGCAGGAATCGAGCGCGCAGACATGGTCATCGCCTCGACCGACGACGACGAGACGAACATCGTCGTGTGCGCGACGGCCAAGGCCGTCTCCTCGGCGTTCACCATCGCTCGCGTCAAGAACACGGAGTACCTCCGAACGTGGCAACACTCCGAGAAGGCGTTCGGCATCGACTTCATGGTCTGTACGAATCTGCTCGCCGCAGAGTCTATCGTTCGAGTCGTCGGCCTTCCCGCAGCCCGCGACGTCGACCCATTCGCCGGCGGGCAGGTGCAGATGGCCGAGTTCGAAGTCGAAGACGAGAGCCCCGTCGCCAACCAGACGGTCAGCGAGGCAGACCGCTTCGACTCGCTGACGTTCGCCGCGATTCTTCGCGAAGGCGCCGTGACGATTCCCCGCGGTGACACCGTCATCCGCCCGGGTGACCGCGTCGTCGTCATCGGAAGTCCCCAGAGCGTCCAAGGGTTCGCGACGACGCTCTCACCGGACGAGTCTGCAGGAACGGCCGAGGAAGTCGTCATCGTCGGCGGCAGCGAAATCGGCTACCACGTTGCTCGACTGCTGGAAGAACGCGGGTTCAAACCACGCCTCCTCGAACAGGACCCCGACCGCGCCCGCGAACTCGCCGAGCAACTGCCCGGGACAATCGTCATGGAGAGCGACGCGACCGACATCGACTTCCTCGAACGGGAGTACATCGGCGATGCCGACATGCTCGTCTCCGCGCTCGACTCTGACGAGAAGAACCTCCTCGTCTCCCTTCTCGCGGCACGGCTCGGAGTCGAACGGACCGTCGCCGTCATCGACACCACCCCGTACGTCGACCTGTTCGAAGCCGTCGGCGTCGACGTGGGCGTGAGCCCGCGCGAGGTCGTCGCCGAAGAGATTACGCGCTTTACCCGCGAGGGTGGTGCGGAGAACGTCGCACTCATCGAGTCCGACAAGGCAGAAGTCCTCGAAATCGAAGTCGACGAGAACAGCACCCTCGCCGGGAAACCGATTCGGGAGTCGGTTGCCGCGCTCCCAGAGGGCGTCGTCATCGGCGCGATTACACGCCGACGTGAGTTCATCACGCCGCGTGGGAACACGGTCATCGAACCGGGCGACCACGTCGTCGTCTTCGTGGATGGGTCTGTCGTCGGCGACGTGGCCCCCAAACTGTAA
- a CDS encoding TrkH family potassium uptake protein, whose protein sequence is MKLRVDYKASLRLVGTVLKYLAVPLCFPLVVALYYGESVLPFVLTMAVTVLVGMGLERLAEEPDIGAREGFLMVATTWFAVTLVGAIPFLIEAHGVPFVAPAVHPESTLGNPANALFETMSGFTTTGATVLGDISFETHTRSIMMWRQLTQWLGGMGIVVLAVAILPELSVGGAQLMDAEAPGPGIEKLTPRIAETARALWGAYLGLTVLEIVLLYGLHVTGNAPNMDVYNAIAHGLTTMPTGGFSPEARSIEAFSAAAQWVIIPFMIAAGTNFALFWHVLTGEPKRLFRDTEFKSYLGIIGVISAILAAVLFVGDGLVSVAPVGETYDQFYLETVRTAIIGNVEPSLRQSLFQVVSIITTTGYASTDFNAWSSTAQYVLLFAMFIGGSAGSTGGAIKIVRWYVILKSLRRELFTTAHPEAIRPVRLAGRAVDERAIRGIYAFTLLYLVMFFISTGLLHLDAARIDLNLSVLESMSAVAATLGNVGPGFGVVGPMGSYLDFSNSSKLYMVLLMWMGRLEILPVFVLFTPEYWRR, encoded by the coding sequence ATGAAACTGCGCGTCGATTACAAAGCCAGCCTTCGTCTCGTGGGGACGGTCCTGAAGTATCTCGCAGTCCCGCTTTGTTTCCCCCTCGTCGTCGCGCTGTACTACGGTGAGTCGGTGCTTCCGTTCGTTCTCACGATGGCCGTCACCGTCCTCGTGGGAATGGGGCTCGAACGCCTCGCGGAAGAACCCGACATCGGCGCGCGAGAAGGCTTCTTGATGGTCGCGACGACGTGGTTCGCGGTGACGCTCGTCGGTGCGATCCCGTTCCTCATCGAGGCACACGGCGTTCCCTTCGTGGCACCGGCCGTCCACCCCGAATCGACGCTCGGTAACCCAGCGAACGCGCTGTTCGAGACGATGAGTGGGTTTACGACGACGGGAGCGACGGTTCTCGGCGACATCTCGTTCGAGACACACACTCGCAGCATCATGATGTGGCGGCAACTGACCCAGTGGCTCGGTGGGATGGGTATCGTCGTCCTCGCGGTTGCGATTCTCCCGGAACTGTCGGTCGGTGGCGCCCAACTGATGGACGCCGAGGCACCGGGCCCCGGCATCGAGAAACTCACCCCGCGCATCGCCGAGACGGCGCGCGCACTGTGGGGTGCGTACCTCGGCCTCACCGTCCTCGAAATCGTCCTGCTCTACGGACTCCACGTCACCGGTAACGCGCCGAACATGGACGTGTACAACGCCATCGCACACGGGCTGACCACGATGCCGACCGGCGGGTTCTCGCCCGAGGCACGAAGTATCGAAGCGTTCTCTGCGGCCGCACAGTGGGTCATCATCCCGTTCATGATTGCCGCCGGGACCAACTTCGCCCTCTTCTGGCACGTGTTGACGGGAGAGCCGAAGCGCCTCTTCCGCGACACAGAGTTCAAATCGTACCTCGGCATCATCGGCGTCATCTCGGCGATTCTCGCGGCGGTGCTCTTCGTCGGCGACGGTCTCGTGTCCGTCGCGCCGGTTGGAGAGACGTACGACCAGTTCTACCTCGAAACCGTGCGGACGGCCATCATCGGAAACGTCGAGCCATCGCTTCGCCAGTCGCTCTTCCAGGTGGTCTCTATCATCACCACCACCGGGTATGCGAGTACGGACTTCAATGCGTGGAGTTCGACGGCCCAGTACGTGCTCCTGTTTGCGATGTTCATCGGGGGCTCGGCCGGGTCGACCGGTGGGGCCATCAAAATCGTCCGGTGGTACGTCATCCTGAAATCACTCCGCCGGGAGTTGTTCACCACGGCGCACCCAGAAGCGATTCGTCCGGTCAGACTCGCCGGCCGCGCCGTCGACGAACGCGCCATCCGCGGTATCTACGCGTTCACGCTCCTGTACCTCGTGATGTTCTTCATCTCGACTGGCCTGCTCCACCTCGATGCGGCCCGCATCGACCTCAATCTGAGCGTGCTGGAGTCGATGAGCGCCGTCGCCGCGACGCTCGGGAACGTCGGACCGGGGTTCGGCGTCGTCGGCCCGATGGGAAGCTATCTCGACTTCTCGAACAGTTCGAAGCTGTACATGGTCCTCCTGATGTGGATGGGCCGGTTGGAGATTCTCCCCGTGTTCGTCCTGTTCACGCCGGAGTACTGGCGGCGATAG
- a CDS encoding Na+/H+ antiporter subunit E, giving the protein MSRRWPYNGLLLAILWLFVRGVDLTPIRLLEEFIIGLGVGMSIAFFFRRFFSDHSAFTGTVQVVPYATLYVLTFLWELLTANIDVARRTLAPSMPIDPAVVEVPLRVRTPLAITTIANSITLTPGTLTMDYDDDTNTLYVHSIDGSDLDGITDPIRRWEDYALVIFDEELKPGDPAPQARITAETEPAAAVNGGELHG; this is encoded by the coding sequence ATGAGTCGCCGCTGGCCCTACAATGGCCTCCTGTTGGCCATCCTCTGGCTGTTCGTTCGCGGCGTCGACCTGACGCCGATTCGACTCCTCGAAGAGTTCATCATCGGACTCGGCGTCGGAATGAGCATCGCGTTCTTCTTCCGGCGCTTCTTCAGCGACCACAGCGCGTTCACGGGGACCGTACAGGTCGTCCCGTACGCGACGCTGTACGTGCTGACGTTCCTGTGGGAACTTCTCACGGCGAACATCGACGTCGCGCGCCGAACACTCGCGCCGTCGATGCCTATCGACCCGGCCGTGGTGGAAGTCCCACTCCGCGTGCGCACACCGCTCGCTATCACGACCATCGCGAACAGTATCACCCTCACTCCGGGGACGTTGACAATGGACTACGACGACGACACCAACACGCTGTACGTACACAGCATCGACGGGAGCGACCTGGACGGCATCACCGACCCGATTCGCCGCTGGGAAGACTACGCGCTCGTCATCTTCGACGAAGAACTGAAACCCGGCGACCCGGCACCACAGGCCCGGATTACCGCTGAGACTGAGCCTGCCGCCGCCGTCAACGGAGGTGAACTCCATGGCTGA
- the coaBC gene encoding bifunctional phosphopantothenoylcysteine decarboxylase/phosphopantothenate--cysteine ligase CoaBC yields the protein MLEGVNVALGVTGSIAAVKVVELAHELRRQGASVRAVMTGAATGIIHPWAVEFATENDVVTEITGRVEHVELCGRDGWADVFLVAPTTANTVGKMAAAIDDSPVTTCATTALGADVPIVVAPAMHEPMYDHPGVLEAIERVESWGVEFVDPRIEEGKAKIATEDAIVTGVAKAVTEQTLAGKSVVVTSGSTTESIDPIRTLSNRASGRTGRAVARALAIRGADVTLVHDGDDVHYADVRQVESAAEMLAAVEEVAEDADALISAAAISDFTVEAADQKIRSGEALTLDLQPAPKLIDTVRDSHPDLTIVGFKAETSGDDDSMVTEARRIMDRVGLAFVVANDASVMGDETTRALVVRNGDTSEFVGSKVGLGARVADELAKEL from the coding sequence ATGCTGGAAGGTGTCAACGTCGCACTCGGGGTGACAGGGAGTATCGCGGCCGTGAAGGTCGTCGAGTTGGCGCACGAACTCCGTCGTCAGGGCGCGTCCGTCCGCGCAGTGATGACCGGTGCCGCAACGGGTATCATCCACCCGTGGGCCGTCGAGTTCGCCACCGAGAACGACGTGGTCACCGAGATAACCGGCCGCGTCGAACACGTCGAACTCTGTGGCCGCGATGGCTGGGCCGACGTGTTCCTCGTCGCGCCGACGACGGCCAACACGGTCGGGAAGATGGCGGCCGCCATCGACGACTCGCCCGTCACGACCTGTGCGACGACTGCACTCGGTGCCGACGTGCCCATCGTCGTCGCCCCCGCGATGCACGAACCAATGTACGACCATCCGGGCGTCTTGGAGGCAATCGAACGGGTCGAATCGTGGGGTGTCGAGTTCGTCGACCCGCGAATCGAAGAGGGGAAAGCCAAGATTGCCACCGAGGACGCCATCGTCACGGGTGTGGCGAAGGCAGTCACCGAGCAGACGCTCGCCGGCAAGTCTGTCGTCGTCACCTCAGGGTCGACGACGGAGTCTATCGACCCTATCCGAACCCTCTCGAATCGCGCGTCGGGGCGGACAGGCCGTGCCGTCGCTCGCGCCCTCGCAATCCGTGGGGCGGACGTGACGCTCGTCCACGACGGCGACGACGTCCACTACGCCGACGTTCGGCAGGTCGAGTCCGCGGCGGAGATGCTCGCTGCCGTCGAAGAGGTCGCCGAAGATGCGGACGCGCTCATCTCCGCGGCAGCAATCTCCGACTTCACCGTCGAGGCTGCCGACCAGAAGATTCGCTCCGGCGAGGCGCTCACGCTGGACTTGCAACCCGCACCGAAACTCATCGACACCGTCCGCGACTCGCATCCGGACCTCACCATCGTCGGGTTCAAAGCCGAGACGAGCGGTGACGACGACTCGATGGTCACCGAGGCGCGCCGCATCATGGACCGCGTCGGCCTCGCGTTCGTCGTCGCCAACGACGCGTCGGTCATGGGTGACGAAACGACCCGCGCACTCGTCGTCCGCAACGGTGACACGAGCGAGTTCGTCGGCTCGAAAGTCGGACTCGGCGCTCGCGTCGCGGACGAACTCGCAAAAGAACTGTAA
- the mnhG gene encoding monovalent cation/H(+) antiporter subunit G → MTAESAAAVTVGPVRAALVILLVLVGSFFLLVGTIGLLRFPNVYNRMHATTKATTLGAASIALAGSVYYLPQGDGLMSLVTVVFLFVTAPTGAHMISQAAQRMGVPFVDGVQWPASGNDLMTEGDAESDD, encoded by the coding sequence ATGACCGCAGAGAGCGCGGCCGCTGTGACGGTCGGTCCCGTCCGTGCGGCCCTCGTCATCCTGTTGGTCCTCGTGGGGAGTTTCTTCCTCCTCGTCGGGACGATTGGACTGCTCCGGTTCCCCAACGTCTACAACCGGATGCACGCGACCACGAAGGCGACCACCCTCGGTGCGGCGTCTATCGCCCTCGCCGGGTCGGTGTACTACCTGCCACAAGGCGACGGTCTGATGTCACTCGTGACGGTGGTGTTCTTGTTCGTCACGGCACCAACCGGCGCGCACATGATATCGCAGGCCGCCCAGCGGATGGGCGTCCCGTTCGTCGATGGCGTCCAGTGGCCAGCCAGTGGGAACGACCTCATGACCGAAGGCGACGCCGAGAGCGACGACTGA
- a CDS encoding SRPBCC family protein gives MDEIAVSTVVYLPPEEVYEFLVDFPQYANYSKHLREVRQSGDGTPGTRYALMFSWWKLHYTAESKVTEVTPPNRIDWVITKDIHAVGCWRVEELDELPEDAPSDAETASRVYFEVEYDPDTVSAGDIDLPRFVSLGWVIDRVKPVLQTEAERIVERIVADIEGRPRRVDITIHTNTRR, from the coding sequence GTGGACGAGATAGCCGTCAGTACCGTCGTCTACCTGCCTCCTGAGGAGGTCTACGAGTTCCTCGTCGACTTCCCACAGTACGCGAACTACTCGAAGCACTTGCGAGAGGTACGGCAGTCCGGCGACGGGACTCCAGGAACCCGATACGCGCTGATGTTCTCGTGGTGGAAACTCCACTACACCGCCGAATCGAAGGTGACGGAGGTTACGCCACCGAACCGCATCGACTGGGTCATCACGAAGGATATCCACGCAGTGGGCTGTTGGCGTGTCGAGGAACTAGACGAACTTCCGGAGGACGCCCCCTCGGACGCTGAGACGGCCTCTCGTGTGTACTTCGAAGTAGAGTACGACCCAGACACCGTCTCGGCCGGTGACATCGACCTCCCGCGCTTCGTCTCACTCGGATGGGTCATCGACAGAGTGAAACCCGTCCTCCAGACGGAAGCAGAACGAATCGTCGAACGAATCGTCGCCGACATCGAGGGTCGCCCGCGACGCGTAGATATCACGATACACACCAACACTCGCCGATGA
- a CDS encoding FAD-dependent oxidoreductase, whose protein sequence is MDETNSRDVLVVGGGVAGLTAATFLARAGLDTLVVNDSESIVRRNAHLENVPGFPAGVNSRLFTDLLGEQAARAGAETLTGRVVDLDVLGSADDPSFRVTVETSDGTDELVATRVVAASWSDASYLEDTGVELRAAGSKTYVDVDDLGRTAVSGIYAAGRLTEIYHQTVVAAGDAAETAITLIHDSGTPFYNDWVTPEGYFTDRGREVPPACEEIDADEWNRRQAESREVMQEFFGEPHPEPQRTHPSLVDDELGRLDD, encoded by the coding sequence ATGGACGAGACGAATTCGCGAGACGTGCTCGTCGTCGGTGGCGGTGTCGCAGGACTCACCGCCGCGACGTTCCTCGCTCGCGCCGGCCTCGACACGCTCGTCGTGAACGACAGCGAGTCTATCGTTCGACGGAACGCACACTTAGAGAACGTCCCGGGGTTCCCCGCCGGAGTCAACAGTCGCCTCTTCACCGATTTGCTCGGCGAGCAGGCCGCCCGCGCCGGTGCGGAGACACTGACCGGCCGCGTCGTCGACCTCGACGTGCTCGGGTCTGCCGACGACCCGTCGTTCCGGGTGACGGTCGAAACCAGCGACGGGACGGACGAACTCGTGGCGACGCGTGTCGTCGCCGCCTCGTGGTCTGACGCCTCGTATCTCGAAGACACGGGTGTCGAACTTCGTGCGGCTGGGTCGAAAACCTACGTCGACGTCGACGACCTCGGACGGACGGCCGTCTCGGGAATCTACGCCGCCGGTCGGCTCACCGAAATCTACCACCAGACGGTCGTCGCCGCGGGCGACGCCGCCGAGACGGCAATCACGCTGATTCACGACTCGGGGACGCCCTTCTACAACGACTGGGTCACACCAGAAGGCTACTTCACCGACCGCGGCCGCGAGGTTCCACCGGCGTGTGAAGAAATCGACGCAGACGAGTGGAATCGCCGCCAAGCGGAGTCTCGGGAGGTCATGCAGGAGTTCTTCGGTGAACCCCACCCCGAGCCACAGCGGACCCACCCGAGTCTCGTCGACGACGAACTGGGCAGACTCGACGACTAG
- a CDS encoding complex I subunit 5 family protein, whose amino-acid sequence MSTLVIAPLLVALVTAILTLLVRPSDILQRTVSLLGSVAYLVATALLFDAVVLPLGSESDILVYQVSNWAAPFGITLVADGLSAFMLVLSGLVSLLALVYSIAFISGYGQRLSYHPLYHFMVVGVTGSFLTGDIFNLFVWFEVMLMSSYILVLFYSGREHTRAALNYVVLNLIGSAVMLVAIGGLYSTTGTLNMADIARRLAEPAAYDIALLPVLGLSAVLFSVFALKAGMVPFQFWVPAAYRAAPAPVTAMLAGVVKKVGVYAIIRLYFTIFAAASVDLSFLGISGDSFLGFFGPVMFVMATASILFGGFGAVGRSDLDGILAYSSISQVGFIILPLAVAATAPSEAIAVLGVTASIVYAFNHGIAKSLLFLASGTIQDVVGSDQLSDLGGLANRAPVLAAGFFLGALTLIGVPPLSGFFGKFLVFQAAAEALAAGAAGSALALAVALAGAILTIAYYTRAWNQVFWGTTTDLVDAALPARWSLGTRGAAMTDGGQRELERLELTTQVTVVVVLAVAAIGFGIGFEAVFSAAEAAARAALDTNGYVDAVLHGPGVGAEAGAGGGHA is encoded by the coding sequence ATGAGCACGCTCGTCATCGCACCGCTCCTCGTGGCCCTCGTGACAGCGATTCTGACGCTGCTCGTGCGCCCGAGCGACATCCTACAACGAACGGTCAGTCTCCTCGGGAGTGTGGCCTACCTCGTCGCCACGGCCCTCCTGTTCGACGCCGTCGTGCTCCCACTCGGGAGCGAGTCGGACATCCTCGTCTATCAGGTGTCCAACTGGGCTGCCCCGTTCGGCATCACGCTCGTCGCAGACGGACTGTCGGCGTTCATGCTGGTGCTGTCCGGACTGGTCTCACTCCTCGCACTCGTCTACTCGATTGCGTTCATCAGTGGATACGGCCAACGGCTCAGCTACCACCCGCTGTACCACTTCATGGTGGTCGGCGTGACGGGGTCGTTCCTCACGGGCGACATCTTCAACCTCTTCGTCTGGTTCGAAGTGATGCTCATGTCGAGCTACATCCTCGTCCTGTTCTACTCCGGGCGCGAGCACACCCGTGCGGCGCTCAACTACGTCGTGCTCAACCTCATCGGCAGTGCGGTGATGCTCGTCGCAATCGGTGGGCTCTACAGCACGACAGGAACGCTCAACATGGCCGACATCGCTCGACGTCTCGCCGAACCGGCGGCGTACGACATCGCACTCCTGCCGGTCCTCGGCCTCTCTGCGGTGTTGTTCTCCGTCTTCGCGCTCAAAGCCGGGATGGTCCCCTTCCAGTTCTGGGTGCCGGCGGCCTACCGCGCCGCACCGGCCCCGGTCACCGCGATGCTCGCCGGCGTCGTCAAGAAGGTCGGTGTCTACGCCATCATCCGGCTCTACTTCACCATCTTCGCTGCCGCGTCGGTCGACCTCTCGTTCCTCGGCATCAGCGGTGACTCCTTCCTCGGCTTCTTCGGCCCGGTCATGTTCGTCATGGCCACCGCGAGCATCCTCTTCGGCGGCTTCGGTGCCGTCGGTCGCAGCGACCTCGACGGCATCCTCGCGTACTCCTCTATCAGTCAGGTCGGATTCATCATCCTCCCACTGGCAGTGGCCGCGACGGCGCCGTCCGAGGCCATCGCCGTCCTCGGCGTGACCGCGAGTATCGTCTACGCGTTCAACCACGGGATCGCCAAGAGCCTGCTCTTCCTCGCTAGCGGCACCATCCAAGACGTGGTCGGGAGCGACCAGCTCTCGGACCTCGGTGGACTCGCCAACCGAGCGCCAGTCCTCGCGGCCGGGTTCTTCCTCGGCGCGCTGACGCTCATCGGCGTCCCGCCGCTGTCGGGCTTCTTCGGGAAATTCCTCGTCTTCCAAGCCGCCGCCGAGGCACTCGCCGCTGGCGCTGCGGGCTCTGCGCTCGCACTCGCCGTCGCACTCGCCGGTGCGATTCTCACCATCGCGTACTACACCCGTGCGTGGAATCAGGTGTTCTGGGGCACCACGACCGACCTCGTCGACGCCGCGCTTCCCGCACGCTGGTCGCTCGGAACGCGCGGCGCGGCGATGACCGACGGCGGCCAGCGTGAACTCGAACGGCTCGAACTCACCACGCAGGTCACCGTCGTGGTCGTCCTCGCCGTCGCGGCGATTGGCTTCGGTATCGGATTCGAAGCCGTGTTCTCCGCGGCTGAGGCGGCCGCACGTGCCGCACTCGACACCAACGGCTACGTCGACGCCGTGTTGCACGGACCCGGCGTTGGTGCCGAAGCAGGTGCTGGAGGTGGGCACGCATGA